The following coding sequences lie in one Alphaproteobacteria bacterium genomic window:
- a CDS encoding ABC transporter ATP-binding protein, with translation MQHDLELIDVNKIFDNGTAAVVDFNLAVERGEFVSFLGPSGCGKTTTLRMIGGFESSTSGRIMIRGNQVDQLPPEKRPTSMIFQNYALFPHMTVRENIEYGLVVKKLAPAERRRKADAMMQTVGLTDVAERKLDGLSGGQRQRIALARGLVVEPEILLLDEPLGSLDANLRKDIQNELKILQANLGITFVFVTHAQSEALVLSDRIVVMNRGIAEQISPPFELYTRPKTAFVATFIGRNTMLSGTYKGAEGAIGAIETRFGPLAGFVNDPGLVAGKGGHVVIPSEAVEIFADTADERGRLAQRYGGNVIPVRLTGSQVVGHKLYFDLELADGHRINVETYASKYPPELTRSDHQVLMAWAANEATLVRQEA, from the coding sequence GTGCAGCACGACCTTGAACTGATCGACGTCAACAAGATCTTCGACAACGGCACCGCCGCGGTCGTCGACTTCAACCTGGCGGTCGAGCGCGGTGAATTCGTCTCCTTCCTCGGCCCGTCGGGCTGCGGCAAGACCACGACGCTGCGCATGATCGGCGGGTTCGAAAGCTCGACCTCGGGCCGGATCATGATCCGCGGCAACCAGGTCGACCAGCTGCCGCCCGAGAAGCGGCCGACGTCGATGATCTTCCAGAACTACGCGCTGTTCCCGCACATGACGGTGCGCGAGAACATCGAATACGGCCTGGTGGTGAAGAAGCTGGCCCCGGCCGAGCGCCGGCGCAAGGCCGACGCGATGATGCAGACGGTCGGGCTGACCGACGTCGCCGAGCGCAAGCTGGACGGGCTGTCCGGCGGCCAGCGCCAGCGCATCGCGCTCGCCCGCGGGCTGGTGGTCGAGCCGGAGATCCTGCTGCTCGACGAGCCGCTCGGCTCGCTGGACGCCAACCTGCGCAAGGACATCCAGAACGAGCTGAAGATCCTCCAAGCCAACCTCGGCATCACCTTCGTGTTCGTCACCCATGCGCAGTCGGAGGCGCTGGTGCTGTCGGACCGCATCGTGGTGATGAACCGCGGCATCGCCGAGCAGATCAGCCCGCCGTTCGAGCTCTACACCCGGCCGAAGACGGCGTTCGTCGCCACCTTCATCGGCCGTAACACCATGCTGTCCGGCACCTACAAGGGCGCCGAGGGCGCGATCGGCGCAATCGAGACCCGGTTCGGCCCGCTCGCCGGCTTCGTCAACGACCCCGGTCTGGTCGCCGGCAAGGGCGGCCATGTGGTGATCCCGTCCGAGGCGGTCGAGATCTTCGCCGACACCGCCGACGAGCGCGGCCGGCTGGCCCAGCGCTATGGCGGCAACGTCATCCCGGTGCGCCTGACCGGCTCGCAGGTGGTCGGCCACAAGCTGTATTTCGACCTGGAGCTGGCCGACGGCCACCGCATCAACGTCGAGACCTATGCCAGCAAATATCCGCCCGAACTGACCCGCAGCGACCACCAGGTGCTGATGGCCTGGGCCGCGAACGAGGCGACCCTGGTCCGCCAGGAGGCCTGA
- a CDS encoding extracellular solute-binding protein produces the protein MAFKSDLTRRRLMKYSAGSAALLMGGGTPFLNSRKAWAQANLADQELRTIGLSVTVQERILEDFKAASGVGSTTGTAATFPDTQTRILSGSTDYDCWETIGERLPAIVMTDNVIPIETGQLANWANIRDTFTTPDPKWETRAQIVGQIWADEAHTALVMVPTVYNYDSIGYRPDLVSAEEANTWTAIFDEKFKGKSGINTDPLIAIGQAILAMNSWGMSEVANPGNPSEAEIDEAIAFLIDKKKQGQFRALWGDFGELVNLLASGEMIVCDAWQPAVMAVKAQGVQCSYAVPKEGYRAWSIGISMLKGTPNADAVIAYADYWLSGPPAITVSEQGYYSPTTNIKDVMPAEKYAFWYEGQPWVGAPDRGIQEGDLRDGGSLETRAANVAYWHQWPDAYDHLIMKWDEFLSA, from the coding sequence ATGGCGTTCAAGAGTGACCTGACCCGCCGTCGGCTGATGAAGTATTCGGCGGGATCGGCGGCCCTGCTGATGGGCGGCGGCACGCCGTTCCTGAATTCGCGCAAGGCCTGGGCCCAGGCCAACCTGGCCGACCAGGAGCTGCGCACCATCGGCCTGTCGGTGACGGTGCAGGAACGCATCCTGGAGGACTTCAAGGCGGCCAGCGGCGTCGGCAGCACCACCGGCACGGCGGCGACCTTCCCCGACACCCAGACCCGCATCCTGTCCGGCTCCACTGACTACGACTGCTGGGAGACCATCGGCGAGCGGCTGCCGGCGATCGTGATGACCGACAACGTCATCCCGATCGAGACCGGCCAGCTGGCCAACTGGGCCAACATCCGCGACACCTTCACCACGCCGGATCCGAAGTGGGAGACGCGGGCGCAGATCGTCGGCCAGATCTGGGCCGACGAGGCGCACACCGCGCTGGTGATGGTGCCGACCGTCTACAACTACGACTCGATCGGCTATCGCCCCGACCTGGTCTCCGCCGAAGAAGCCAACACCTGGACCGCGATCTTCGACGAGAAGTTCAAGGGCAAGTCCGGCATCAACACCGACCCGCTGATCGCCATCGGCCAGGCCATCCTGGCGATGAACAGCTGGGGCATGTCCGAGGTCGCCAACCCGGGCAACCCGTCGGAGGCCGAGATCGACGAGGCCATCGCCTTCCTGATCGACAAGAAGAAGCAGGGCCAGTTCCGGGCGCTGTGGGGCGACTTCGGCGAGCTGGTCAACCTGCTGGCCTCGGGCGAGATGATCGTCTGCGACGCCTGGCAGCCGGCGGTGATGGCGGTGAAGGCGCAGGGCGTGCAGTGCTCCTACGCGGTGCCGAAGGAAGGCTATCGCGCCTGGTCGATCGGCATCTCGATGCTGAAGGGCACGCCGAACGCCGATGCGGTCATCGCCTATGCCGACTACTGGCTCAGCGGCCCGCCGGCGATCACGGTGTCGGAGCAGGGCTACTACTCGCCGACCACCAACATCAAGGACGTGATGCCGGCCGAGAAATACGCCTTCTGGTACGAAGGCCAGCCCTGGGTCGGCGCACCGGACCGCGGCATCCAGGAAGGCGACCTGCGCGACGGCGGCTCGCTGGAGACCCGGGCGGCCAATGTCGCCTACTGGCACCAGTGGCCGGACGCCTATGATCACCTGATCATGAAGTGGGACGAGTTCCTCAGCGCCTGA